One part of the Anaerolineales bacterium genome encodes these proteins:
- the uppP gene encoding undecaprenyl-diphosphatase UppP — protein MTLLEAALLGIVQGLTEFLPISSSGHLILARNWLGLPAEDSAAFVFDVLIQLGTWLAVLAYFRKDLLAIATDMLASLRSRNASQPMLTNARLGWLILLSTLPAILVGWLIKDSMDRFSSLAYTGVFLIVNGLLLVAAEWLGKKQRQLSQLTAADALWIGVAQIFALLPAVSRSASTLFGGMLRHFDRRQAARFAFLMSVPVMPAAGFVALLQLGSLGSAADLLLPLAVGFVAAALVGYAAIRWLLNYLATHSFYPFAAYCAVLGILILLLQ, from the coding sequence ATGACATTGCTTGAAGCCGCCCTGTTGGGCATTGTGCAGGGCCTGACCGAATTTTTGCCCATCTCCAGTTCCGGCCATCTCATCCTGGCCCGCAACTGGCTGGGCCTGCCGGCCGAAGACAGCGCCGCCTTCGTGTTCGATGTGCTCATCCAGCTCGGCACCTGGCTGGCCGTGCTGGCCTACTTCCGCAAAGACTTGCTGGCCATCGCTACAGACATGCTCGCCAGCCTGCGCTCTCGCAACGCCAGCCAGCCTATGCTCACCAATGCCCGCCTGGGCTGGCTGATCCTGCTCTCCACCCTGCCGGCCATCCTTGTTGGTTGGCTCATCAAGGACAGTATGGATAGGTTCTCCAGCCTGGCTTACACCGGCGTCTTCCTCATCGTCAATGGCCTGCTACTGGTGGCTGCCGAGTGGCTGGGCAAAAAACAGCGTCAGCTCAGCCAGCTCACCGCCGCCGATGCACTCTGGATCGGCGTCGCTCAAATTTTCGCCTTGCTGCCGGCCGTCTCACGCTCCGCCTCCACCCTCTTCGGCGGCATGCTGCGCCACTTTGACCGCCGCCAGGCCGCCCGCTTCGCCTTCCTGATGTCAGTGCCTGTCATGCCCGCCGCCGGCTTCGTGGCCCTTTTGCAGCTCGGCAGCCTGGGCAGCGCCGCCGACCTGCTGCTGCCGCTGGCTGTGGGCTTTGTGGCTGCGGCCCTCGTGGGCTACGCCGCCATCCGCTGGCTGCTCAACTACCTCGCCACCCATTCCTTCTATCCGTTCGCCGCCTATTGCGCCGTCTTGGGTATCCTTATCCTGTTACTGCAATGA
- the lat gene encoding L-lysine 6-transaminase, with protein MKPSDVHAIIAKHLPAGSEPIVVDIEGSHGPYLRDAITGKEYIDFFTYFASAPVSHNHPKMHESAFIEKMLSVAITKPSSSDFFTTYMAEFVETFAKYVMPSSMQKLFLVGGGALAVENALKVAFDWKVRRNFATISKPPQGRMHRIDGLGSKVIHFRQAFHGRSGYTVSMTNTHDERKYLYFPKFEWPRILNPKLRFPVTDQVLEEVKREEQIAITQIEFALQQFPGDIAALIIEPIQGEGGDNHFRPEFFKELRRMADDHEFLLIMDEVQSGMGITGKMWAVEHMGIEPDIIVFGKKSQVCGFIAGDRIDDVDKNVFVEESRINSTWGGDLTDMVRSQRFIEIMQEEKLVEHTAKMGERLISGLHSVAANSNGFMDNVRGRGMMVAFDTPDSAARDALLERMKEHGVYALSCGPRSVRFRGMLDTPAEIIDKALEILEASLPKA; from the coding sequence ATGAAACCGTCTGACGTCCACGCAATTATTGCCAAGCATCTGCCGGCAGGCAGTGAGCCGATCGTCGTTGATATTGAGGGTTCGCACGGCCCGTATTTGCGTGACGCCATCACTGGCAAAGAATATATCGACTTCTTCACCTACTTTGCCAGCGCTCCCGTAAGCCATAACCACCCCAAAATGCACGAATCGGCCTTCATTGAGAAGATGCTGAGCGTCGCGATCACCAAACCGTCTTCGTCTGACTTTTTCACGACGTATATGGCCGAGTTCGTCGAGACCTTTGCCAAGTATGTGATGCCATCCAGCATGCAGAAGCTGTTCCTGGTTGGTGGCGGCGCTTTGGCGGTAGAGAATGCCCTCAAAGTGGCGTTCGACTGGAAGGTGCGCCGCAACTTTGCCACCATCAGCAAGCCGCCCCAAGGGCGTATGCACCGCATTGATGGACTGGGCAGCAAGGTCATTCATTTCCGCCAGGCCTTCCATGGCCGCTCCGGCTATACGGTCTCGATGACCAATACGCACGACGAGCGCAAGTATCTGTACTTCCCCAAGTTCGAGTGGCCGCGCATCCTCAACCCCAAGCTGCGCTTTCCGGTGACCGACCAGGTGCTGGAAGAGGTCAAGCGTGAAGAGCAGATCGCCATCACGCAGATCGAGTTTGCCCTGCAGCAGTTCCCGGGTGATATTGCCGCGCTGATCATTGAGCCGATCCAGGGCGAGGGCGGCGACAACCACTTCCGCCCGGAATTCTTCAAGGAACTGCGCCGCATGGCGGATGACCACGAGTTCCTGCTGATCATGGACGAAGTGCAGAGCGGCATGGGCATCACGGGCAAGATGTGGGCCGTGGAACATATGGGCATTGAGCCGGACATTATTGTGTTCGGCAAGAAGTCGCAGGTGTGCGGTTTCATTGCCGGCGACCGGATTGATGATGTGGACAAGAACGTCTTCGTAGAAGAGAGCCGCATCAACTCCACCTGGGGCGGCGACCTGACTGACATGGTGCGCTCGCAGCGCTTCATTGAGATCATGCAGGAAGAGAAGCTGGTGGAGCACACCGCCAAGATGGGCGAGCGCCTGATAAGCGGCCTTCACAGTGTGGCGGCCAACTCCAATGGCTTTATGGACAATGTGCGCGGCCGCGGCATGATGGTGGCGTTCGACACGCCCGACAGCGCGGCGCGTGACGCCCTACTGGAGCGCATGAAGGAGCACGGCGTGTACGCGCTCAGCTGCGGGCCGCGCTCGGTACGCTTCCGCGGCATGCTGGACACCCCGGCGGAGATCATTGATAAAGCGCTGGAGATCCTGGAAGCCAGCCTGCCCAAAGCCTGA
- a CDS encoding SLC13 family permease, protein MTTEIALTLGILSAAVLLLATERFRADLIGLLVLLGLALSRVITPTEAFSGFSNPAIITIWAMLIISAGLARTGVANWLGRRLNAAGGKNEVTLLAATLFMVALFSSFTSSTGIVVMMLPVVSQIAKKRGLATSHLLMPIAFGTLLGGTNTLISNASNLLANNALIELGLPAFSFFDFARVGLPVTLGGIAFLAIFGRRLMPQRTSALQVSQMHETGELFGLEERLFTVRLPVDCSLAGRPLSASRLGAALKLNVIGITRDRRPRFSPTPDTLLRGGDELLVLGRIELLQQIIQGQTLTLPSRNGASAAGQDPSLAVRDIISPQVSLVEVEITPDSPLEERTLSRMDFRKQYNANVLAIRQGANLVRTNFQHLPLQAGDRLLLQTSRKQLAALGQSSDFTIREGDLAEYRLQDRLQMLTVPEGSRLEGLSLAESDLADAFGLSVLGILRDGKTRLMPRPRERLRAGDQLVVEGRAEDVELLHGLQELEIIGDATLPRPSELETEDVGLAEMVISPHAELKNKTLHDIHFREHYGLNVLAIWRRGRAYRFNLREMPLHAGDTLLIHGDRSRIKLLAESGEFLVTSPDLQEAPRKEKALLAALIMLSVVASVGFGVLPIEIAAVAGAALMVLSRCLTMEEAQRSIHWPAIFLIAGMLPLGIAMENTGAAGYLGDILFASAGSWQTPLLIAVLFIASNLAAQFIPTSVVVVLISSVALSSLGVLAASPQAILMAIALGASLPFLTPTGHPANLLVMGPGGYRFGDYFRLGLPLTLLTLAIAVVAVPYYWP, encoded by the coding sequence ATGACAACTGAGATCGCCCTTACCCTGGGGATTTTGTCCGCCGCCGTGCTGCTGTTGGCCACCGAGCGCTTCCGCGCCGACTTGATCGGCCTGCTGGTGCTGCTCGGCCTGGCCCTCAGCCGGGTCATCACTCCCACCGAGGCCTTCTCCGGCTTCAGCAACCCGGCCATCATCACCATCTGGGCCATGCTCATCATCAGCGCCGGCCTGGCCCGCACCGGCGTCGCCAACTGGCTGGGCCGCCGCCTCAACGCCGCCGGTGGCAAGAACGAGGTGACCTTGCTGGCCGCCACCTTGTTCATGGTGGCCTTGTTCTCTTCCTTTACCAGCAGCACCGGCATCGTGGTGATGATGCTGCCGGTGGTCAGCCAGATCGCCAAAAAGCGCGGCCTGGCCACCTCGCACCTGCTGATGCCGATCGCCTTCGGCACCCTGCTGGGCGGCACCAACACGCTCATCAGCAACGCCTCCAACTTGCTCGCCAACAACGCCCTCATCGAGCTCGGCTTGCCTGCCTTCAGCTTCTTTGATTTCGCCCGCGTCGGCCTGCCCGTCACCCTGGGCGGCATCGCCTTCCTGGCCATCTTCGGCCGCCGCCTCATGCCGCAGCGCACCTCCGCCCTGCAAGTGAGCCAGATGCACGAAACCGGCGAACTCTTCGGCCTGGAGGAGCGCCTGTTCACGGTGCGCCTGCCGGTGGATTGCAGCCTGGCCGGCCGCCCGCTCAGCGCCAGCCGCCTGGGCGCCGCCCTCAAGCTCAATGTCATCGGCATCACGCGTGACCGCCGCCCGCGCTTCTCGCCTACGCCAGACACGCTGCTGCGCGGCGGCGACGAGCTGCTGGTGCTCGGCCGCATCGAACTGTTGCAGCAGATCATCCAAGGCCAAACCCTGACCCTGCCCAGCCGCAACGGCGCCTCCGCCGCCGGTCAGGACCCCAGCCTGGCCGTGCGCGACATCATCTCGCCGCAGGTCTCACTGGTGGAAGTGGAGATCACGCCCGATTCCCCGTTGGAAGAGCGCACCCTCTCGCGCATGGACTTCCGCAAGCAGTACAACGCCAACGTGCTCGCCATCCGCCAGGGCGCCAACCTCGTGCGCACCAACTTCCAGCACCTGCCCCTGCAAGCTGGCGACCGCTTGCTGCTGCAGACCAGCCGCAAGCAGCTCGCCGCCCTCGGCCAATCATCTGATTTCACCATCCGCGAAGGCGACTTGGCCGAGTACCGTCTGCAGGACCGCTTGCAGATGCTCACCGTTCCCGAAGGCTCGCGGCTGGAGGGCCTCAGCCTGGCCGAGAGCGACCTGGCGGATGCCTTCGGGCTCTCGGTGCTCGGCATCCTGCGCGATGGCAAGACCCGCCTGATGCCGCGCCCGCGTGAGCGCTTGCGCGCCGGCGACCAGCTGGTCGTCGAGGGCCGCGCCGAAGACGTGGAGCTGCTGCACGGCCTGCAGGAGCTCGAGATCATCGGCGATGCAACCCTGCCGCGCCCATCTGAGCTCGAGACCGAGGATGTGGGCCTGGCCGAGATGGTCATCTCGCCCCATGCTGAGCTCAAAAACAAGACCCTGCACGACATCCATTTCCGCGAGCACTACGGCCTGAACGTGCTCGCCATCTGGCGCCGCGGCCGCGCCTATCGCTTCAACCTGCGCGAGATGCCGCTGCACGCCGGCGACACCTTGCTCATCCACGGCGACCGTAGCCGCATCAAGCTGCTCGCCGAGAGCGGCGAATTCCTCGTCACCTCGCCTGACCTGCAGGAGGCGCCGCGGAAAGAGAAAGCCCTGCTGGCCGCCCTCATCATGCTCAGCGTCGTCGCCAGCGTCGGCTTCGGCGTGCTGCCCATCGAGATCGCCGCCGTGGCCGGCGCCGCCCTCATGGTGCTCTCGCGTTGCCTCACCATGGAAGAGGCCCAGCGCTCCATCCACTGGCCCGCCATCTTCCTCATCGCCGGCATGCTGCCGCTAGGCATCGCCATGGAGAATACGGGCGCGGCCGGCTACCTAGGCGATATTCTCTTCGCCTCGGCGGGCAGCTGGCAGACCCCACTGCTGATCGCGGTGCTTTTCATCGCCAGCAATCTGGCGGCCCAGTTCATCCCCACCTCGGTGGTCGTGGTGCTGATCTCCAGCGTGGCGCTCAGCAGCCTGGGCGTGCTGGCCGCTTCGCCGCAGGCGATCTTGATGGCCATCGCCCTGGGCGCCTCGCTGCCCTTCCTCACCCCCACCGGCCACCCCGCCAACCTGTTGGTCATGGGTCCGGGCGGCTATCGCTTTGGCGACTATTTCCGCCTCGGCCTGCCGCTAACCCTGCTCACCCTGGCCATCGCCGTGGTCGCCGTGCCCTACTACTGGCCATGA
- the tgt gene encoding tRNA guanosine(34) transglycosylase Tgt, producing the protein MSFDFKFTLEGQSGRARAGRFATPHGELLTPVFAPVGTAATVKAITPPQLHEMGASLVLSNTYHLYLRPGDKLVAEMGGLHNFMQWPNPMLTDSGGFQVFSLSQTRSVDDDGVDFRSHIDGSLHRFTPESVMAIQENLGADIIMAFDECAEPTDRAYNAQAMQRTHAWLQRCIAAKRRGDQALFGIVQGGVWPELRAQSAEFVASLDLPGNAIGGLSVGESKEDMHAMLDVVDPILPANKPRYLMGVGTPEDLVQCIQRGVDIFDCVLPTRLGRTNAAFLRAGGRLNLKNAEYARDARPIDESCGCYTCRSFTRAYVRHLAVAKEMLVATLLSIHNLYTLIHIAKDLRAAILDGTFPQVAAALEAHHSPLK; encoded by the coding sequence ATGAGCTTCGATTTCAAATTCACGCTCGAAGGCCAAAGCGGCCGCGCTCGCGCCGGCCGCTTTGCCACCCCGCACGGCGAGCTGCTCACCCCGGTCTTCGCCCCGGTCGGCACCGCCGCCACCGTCAAAGCCATCACCCCGCCCCAACTGCACGAGATGGGCGCCAGCCTGGTGCTCTCCAATACGTATCACCTCTACCTGCGCCCCGGCGACAAACTGGTGGCCGAGATGGGCGGTTTGCACAACTTCATGCAGTGGCCGAATCCCATGCTGACCGATTCGGGCGGCTTCCAGGTCTTCTCGCTGTCGCAAACCCGCTCGGTGGATGACGACGGCGTAGACTTCCGCAGCCACATTGACGGCTCGCTGCACCGCTTCACCCCCGAAAGTGTGATGGCCATTCAGGAGAATTTGGGCGCTGACATCATCATGGCCTTCGACGAATGCGCCGAGCCGACCGACCGCGCCTACAACGCGCAGGCGATGCAGCGCACCCACGCCTGGCTGCAGCGCTGCATCGCCGCCAAACGCCGCGGCGACCAGGCCCTCTTCGGCATTGTCCAGGGCGGCGTCTGGCCTGAGCTGCGTGCCCAGTCCGCCGAGTTCGTGGCCAGCCTGGATCTGCCCGGCAACGCCATCGGCGGCCTATCGGTCGGCGAAAGCAAGGAAGACATGCACGCCATGCTGGATGTGGTCGACCCGATCCTGCCCGCCAACAAGCCGCGCTATCTCATGGGCGTCGGCACCCCCGAAGATCTGGTGCAGTGCATCCAACGCGGTGTAGACATTTTCGATTGCGTGCTACCCACCCGTCTGGGCCGCACCAACGCCGCCTTCCTGCGGGCCGGCGGCCGCCTCAACCTCAAGAATGCGGAGTACGCCCGCGACGCCCGCCCCATTGACGAAAGCTGCGGCTGCTACACCTGCCGCAGCTTCACCCGCGCCTATGTGCGCCACCTGGCTGTGGCCAAAGAGATGCTGGTCGCTACGCTGCTGTCCATTCACAATCTCTATACACTCATTCACATCGCCAAAGATCTGCGCGCCGCCATTCTGGATGGCACGTTCCCTCAAGTGGCCGCCGCGCTGGAAGCGCACCACAGCCCCCTCAAGTAA